The nucleotide sequence TTATGGTTCCAATGTGCACTTCGTCGGTTCACCGAAATCGGAAATTCCATCGATTCATTCACAGATCCGACGTAGTCTTAAATCTTTCCGATTCCAATCCGGCCGATGCCCAATTCGATTCCTATCGAGCTTCCGCAACTGCGAAGGTCGGCACCGCTGGCATGTTGGCATGCCCGACGCGTGCCCGAATCTCATTTTGGAGGTGCTTTATGCTACGGGGCTCATTTCAATTGCTAaatatttttggcaatttGAGGAAGATTCTACGCAGCTCGATTTACGTTTACGAGCCCGCGTTTGAACCCATTTCTAGGCGTGCCAAACCGAATTGAAAGACAGTCACACTTCCCCAAACTAAATTCTAAGTCGTTTTTCTGTTCTACAAAAATTTCCTAAACAAAAGAAAAGATAAACATAAGAAATGATTTCAATGTTAAGTTAACaatgaaattattttattatttgtattaaGACTTTTATGTCAAGCCTTTTTAATCGTTTTATTTTATGGCATTTCAGAAGTTGCAAATAAAGTCATTAAAGAAAGAAGCTGtcaaatattaatataatttataaactATATATTATGTAGTGGCTTACAGacagaaaaaattattaccaTTTAATATAACAAATCTTCAAACATGACATTTATTACTCAGTTTGAGCCATGAATGGGCTGTATTTCCAAAAAATCCCCATTTAAACAAACAATTTATTGTTAGGCTTGGATTTCCGTAAATTTTCCATCCGAGTTTTCACTTCTGTCTTCAATCCAAAAGCATTTCAAAGTCAATGTCGCCTGGCGGAAACAAAAGACTTCGGACACGAACTCGCATCGATGCCCCGGAGCATCGGCTTATAGAGACCGCTGCTGTTCATTTAACGACTCATTCgattagtttttttttattcaaagCATCTTTACATTGGCAACAACAAGAcgataataaataaaaacatctcATATTGCCTGCCTTTGCTGGGCATTATACGGTTTTAATGTTTTTGAACTTGACAAGATAGCATAATTTGCATGAAAATGATTGGATTTGGCAATTCTGCAAGAATTGATCGTTAGATGGTTTGGCAAAAAAATTCTGCCTTCTCTTTGTCTTATTTTGCTCTTAATTTAGCAATTTTCGGTGGTTTTTGTCGTTTTGGTCGCTTTTTGTGGCAATTCTTGTGCGCAATCGCCTGCGTACATTAAAACTCAATTAATGCGTAACACTTGGAGAACGCTGATGCTGATGATGGAAAAAACGCAACCAGAGCCAGCCAAATCTTGGCGAGCACCGCAGTCCGAGGTGAACTGAGGCTGATTGGAAATCAATGAACTAACGAACTGGACACACAGCGGATGCTGTGCGACAGCCTTGACCATAACACTTAAACGCCAAAAACCTTCAAAGACCAGTTGCCACTTGCTGGCTGTCAGTCTGCGTATGAGTCTAAGTTCGAGTCTTACCCGCAGTCTCAGTTAGACTGCTATATGTTTATTGAATTCAACGCATAAAGGCAACTGCACAAGACCATTAATAAAGAGCTAAAAACCGAGCTGAAAGCCCGAATCTGGGTGGCAGCCTCAACTGAACTCTGCATACGAGCATTTGGGGTCTGCCGATGCCGACATTGAACTGCACAAAGCACCGATACGCGGATGCTGATGCATATCTCATAACGACGATGACAGCCAAGTGGCGATAGCTTCTCTTCCGGATAGCTTGGCCCACTGAGCGGTCTCACCATCTGTCGAATTATGTGTAATGAGGGTAATTAGGGTTCAGACCTGTGGCGTGCATTGGCCCCTGAATATTGTATTTAATTGAAAGTGAAAGCCCATTTGGGTTTTTGGTACCTGTGGCAAAGCAaacttaaatttaaagaaaatttgacACATTTGAGTTAAGTAAATCAGTGCAAAACAGTGTCATTGAAATACTCAAGACCCGCCTTCAAAAGCAAAACCATTTCCCCATCTGGCACCAATTTGTAGCCACTTGATTTGCATTTCTATAAAGCGCGGTTTTGGGGATGCAATACTGTTTTGGGTGTTTTTTATGTTCCTCTGCAACACGGTTTTTAAacataaaatgtaaaatacgTTGGCTTTTAGCAATATTTTAGATATAATGGCGCACGGGGTTGAGAAGACGAGTCAAAATGTTTGATGTGTGAATCGATATACACATCATTTATGtctgtaaaatattttagattattaattaaatcctaaatacaaataaaatattagtagaaatattataatacaataaagaatattatttaagctatacaaaaaaaacaatataaataattttaaaatcctcACGCCGAATCCGCAGTGCCATTTAGCTATGCACATGCTTACGACTCATTAAggcatttttaaaatatttctctttGACTTTTGTTTTCTCCATTTGGCTCAACTTCCGAACTGATTTTCGCCTTTTTTGACCGAGTCATTTGCCTTTTTTGCTGCTGAACTTGAATTTTTtaagtgaaaaaaaaaactgcaATCGCATTTATTTCAAAGACACGTGCCAAAAAGTTGTCAAGTACAAAGTTCGATCATTTGTGAAAAACAGAATAAAAGGTTTAATGATCTGCGAATTTGTTATAGAAACTAGCACACGGCGAAGACAATGACGACGCATAGAACACAAGGCAGCGGAGGAACCAGATCGAGATCCGAGATTTCGGAGACTAGACCACGGCTGCTCATTTCATCAAGGGGGTCAAAGTCAACTCAGTTTTCGCCCAGTCATCAGCAGCTAATGCTCGCAAATGCCCTCGCCTGGCAAACTTAAGTCAGCTAATAACCCCAATGCGGATTTCTAGTTCTCTGGGGCGATATTTGTGGCTAGGCATTAGGGTGATGGCAACCGAATTGCCAAATCGCAATCAGCCATcttaatataaattctttattgtcaagaaataaaaaatatggctTAATAAAAGTATCACCAAGCCACAGTTTAGAAGTCTTTTCAGTTGTTTATTGTTTGGATTCGCATTATGTTTTGTGATAGATCTGCAATTATAATGTATACGGTGATATAATATCGTAGGCTCCATTCGCGTTGGCTCTGCTGTCCGAGTGCTTGGATATGGACGCGAGATGTATGGTGTGTAGTGTATAAGTGTGCATGTTAAATCAGACCCCATTTAACGACAAAAATGTATGTTCACTAGTCCATACAATCCTAACAATTCTAAGCGATATATTCTAGTTCCACAAAGGGATATTCTAATTGAATAACTTAAAGTAGAAATTGCTTGGATGGctttttgaaaactttcaTAGCAATGGTAACCCTGAGCGGCAGTCATCTCGCGATGACTCCTAACTGGTTATTAGCATTTTGCCAATTCCAGATGCAAGCTATCCTGCACTACCCCAAAAGGTCGATCAACTTAGATTAACATTAAAGAGACGAATTggaattttataaataattgtaCATATATTGATTACTCTACTGCAGATTTGATTCGACAATCAACTGTGTTTGCTAGGTTTCTTTATGTAAGATTTTGATGATAAATGCGCGGAATTTTACTGTGAGTTTTTGTGTCGCAAATATGTTTCCGTCGAATTTGAATAACAAGGTACAAATGCTCACCAAACGCTAAAAAGGTTGCATTGTAAAACTGCGCTAGTTCGCATTATTCTTTGTATGAAAATGAATGGGATTGTATGCGATTTCACGATGATTGATCCTTGGCATCTGCTTCAGCATCTAGAAGGTTATTGGTTCGATGGGAACGGTGCACTCGCTGTACATCACGCGGTACATGGCCATTTCGGAGATGCCATGGTAGTGAACAAAGGCAGCCGCAATGACCAGTATGTGGAATATCTGATGAGATTGGCCCTGCGAAATATAGAATGTTAGGCGAGTCCAAAGGTCGAAATGAATCCAAAAACCTACCCAAATGTCGAACTTGCCAGGGAACCAGCGCTCGGGAACACGGAGAGCATACAGCAGGGCGCCAAGGATGTAGAGAAGGCCtacaaattatatataatCATTAAGTTATCATTATAGTCCTTATTTAGCAGCACTCACCCATGAGAATTAGCCAACCCAGACTGGCACGGCTCATCTGGCTGAACCAGCCCTCCATGATGCTGTAGTGGATCGCTGGAATCACGCCGGACAGACCAAAGCTCATGAACACGCCAGCGCGCAAGGGCCGAAGTGCCGGCTCCGAGAACTTGTCCCACAGCGAGacaacgatggagagaacgcCAAGAACGCACACCACAGACAGATAAATCACCTTCGGCTGGTAATGACAGTAGAAGCCATAGTACAGCCAAGGCACAAAGGAGCCCATGATCAGCAGCGCAATTCCACAGTAGTCAAGTCTGTAGGCATAAAATaatcaataaaaatgcaaTAGCAACAGCTTGTCAAAACTTACTTAGAAAACAGTCTTCCCATCTCTACCGAGTGACAGCTTAGTGTGTGGAATGCGAATGAGAATCCCAGGCACACAATGGCCCCGATGAAAAAGGCGCCAAAGACAATCTTCTCCTGAGTTTGAATCTCAACCGAGGGACGCGAAATGAAGTACAAAGCCAcgccgatgaaggcaatgcagCCCAAGAGATGTGTCCAGATGTTGCCAGTTTCCGTGTGCACGCGGAAAATCGATTTGAAGCAAGCGCGGAATGAGGGAAGCGGTGGGCGATGACCGCGGTGTAGAAAGTCGTTATCCTGCAGCCACTTGGGTAGATTTTTGTAGTGGCACACTTTCCAGCTAGCCTCCCAGACCTAGGGATAGGATAAAAAGTTAGTAAAGGATTTAACGAAATGGgtaacaaacaaacaacaagCCACCACATAAAAAAAAGACAGTCACAAGACATATACCATTTAttgaaaggaaaacaaaattgACAAAATATCGAAGATCTTGATAGGGTATCTTCCTCTTATGCCAGTCTCCACCTGGCATAAACAATTCGCTTACCTTGCGCACAAACTCCTCCGCCTGCTCGGCGGCATTGTGGGCCAATGCGCCCAAATCGATTTCATCGGAGAGAACGCCAGCCTTCAGCACTTCCGTCATCTGTGGGATAGATTGATAAGACATTAAAGCGTCCTCAAACCGGATATGAAAAGCTGAGACTACGGGATCGCAAAGAAAAACTAAAAGCGAATGGGACTAACGACTCTTTTTTCATCTTCCGCCTCGACTGCGTCCTGCTGCTTGGCCTCCTGACTGGCATCCGGCTCCAGATCCGGGTTGACACGCACTACAACCTCCGGCTGGGTCTGCATATTGAGCGGCTAACAGAGATTCGAACAGAACTAGAACTAAGTGTGCGAAACAATGAGCGTTCGTACTTTGAAGCTTCTACCAGTCGCATACTCAGTCGGCTCAATTTGTTTAGACGTTGTTGGCGGAACAAGAAAGCACCGAATGCGTTCGCGCGATAAGATAAGCGCGACCGAAACTGTCTTCTCTCCGAGCATTATCAGCACCGTATCGACGAGAATTTTTCCTATTTTTCTAGTATCTGTCGTGTAAAGGCCTATACCTAAGCTTTTCGAATTTAATCTGAGCCTGACCTTTCAGCCAGTCAGCAAGATGTGCCGATTGGCAAAAATATAAGCCTGAAATCAAGGAATTATACTTGACAGCTTATGAGCAGGCATTAAAGGCATAGATAGATAAGGTTTTACTTTTATACGGCTGTGAAATAGGGTAAAAATTGAGCAATTGTATTTAGTTAGTCATAAACCAAGAGAAATGGTCAAGATAAGGTTTTACCGCCTTCGACGGCTATGGTAAATTTAAATGTGGCAACTAGTCATTGGGCCAATGCAACATTTGTATTGATAAGAGTTCGACATTCAAATGACTGCCTGCGCAGTCGGAAAATTGCGACTAACAAGTGGCAGAAGATAACCACTTGGCGGCGGGTCAGCGATAAGAGCTCACCACATGCTTTGTTGATTTCAACTTGTACTTTTCCACCTAAGGGAACAGCAGGTTGGTAACCCCAACTCACCTCCGCCTCGATCAGCTGTGTGTCCTCCGGAGTGGAGGGTAATGGGCAGCCGGCATCGTCCTCCTCGCCCAACTCATCGTCGTACTCCAGGAGGTCCAGATCATTGGGGTTGAGAGAATCCTCGGGGCCCCAGCCGCGTCGCTTACGCAAGATCATCTGCACCTGCTCGAAGATGTCCTCGTCGGATCCTGCTGAGCGCAGAGTGGCCGTGGTGGTGGCCACTCCCTCGGCCGTCGAATTTCCGGCGGCATCCATGCCAAAGGTGGCCCTGGCCCGGGTGGTAACCTCCACTTCAGCAGGTCCACTGCTTAAATCGCCCGTCGAGCTGTGTCGCTCGAGAAGATTAGTGGCCGAATCCATGGCCTAGATGATCCCGGATCCGTTGGGCACTCCGCAAATAGATTCTGTAATACAAAACGTTTTGCTCAATATGATACGTTTGAATTTAGTTGCTCGCAGGCAATGTGAAACGGTTGCTAGTTCAACGCTAGCTTAACTGGGAAATGCGATatgtatttgtttatttgtttattagtTTGTCCCGATCGCTTtgtatagtatagtatagtatgAAACGACCTTTGTATTCCCCAATGAATCGGTTTATGTGCAGTGCAAGTGTGTATCTGGTTTTTGTGAGTTTGTGTTGCTTTGTGTGTTTATCACTTAGGGAATTAGTTGCCAATTGAGATTTTACATAATGGGGTCCAAATGGGACGCGGGGTTTTTGGTGGGTTAAAGTGCAAGTGCGTTTTCGGGGAAACCTTTATAGAGAAATCACGATCCACACGAAACCCAGTGAAAAGGCCACGTGTAAAGGGAATATTACCAACTGGTTTAACCCACACCAGCTCTTCAGTTGCGCAGTTCAGTATTCATTTTCCCGAAGTTTCAGGCAGGTGAAGGGTTAATCACTCGATTTCACTGGCGATTCGTCACTATTCACTTACCACTCGAAAGTCGCGCAATTGGCGTCACTTCAACGGCAGGACCAGAAGTCAACACTGGCGCAGAAAACTACTTGCTGCActtgttttaattaaatacaatTGCTGTTTTTCATCTGTTTtcccatacaattttttttctgatttcTTTCAGTGTGGCTGCCTTTGCGGAAAAGGAAAATCTCTGGAAGACATATGTTATAGCAGGAAATGCGGTCATACTTGGCTCCAACAGCTGTTAACAACTGCCAACACTGCTTCGTCTGTAACAGCAAAGTAAAACAGTATGGCAGCTCCCTAAGTTGCCgccaaaatttaaaaacccaAAACACAAAATCTCATTGCTCCCGGTAAACAAGGTGCTTTCATTATTACTCAAACATGGTTGGGAGCTCACAACTTTTTAATGGCGATCAAAGGTGATCATTCTACTGGTTAAATATTGGTTATTTACTTAAATACTTCACATACAATATACTTTTCATGAGAAATTGTCGACCGTGACGAAATTACAAGACGTAAATTATCAGAATACAGTCTTTCTCCTCAGTTCGTTAACAACAAAGTTACagagaaattgttttaaaaactTTCCTAAAGCCCCTTTTTGAAATCAATTAACAATGAATCAATGATGTCAACTCAAAACTGGTAGTGTTGAAATGGCAAAGTAAACTCCCGTGGATTTTGCCTACTTAAGTTTGCATATATATGCAATTGGTTAGGTTCCGGAAAGTCAGAAAGCTCATCGCCGAGCACTTAAGGAATATACTGTCTTATATAACAAAACAAGAACTagtggtttttaaatttaaataataaaagctTAAATTTAGATGTCAAAATGACTTAATTTTTGCATTTGTATATTATAGCCgcaaaaaattagaaaatcaGTAGTCGGTAACAAGTGTATGTTCGCACAGGAATAGTTCtatgaaattaataaaaaatgtatataacgaaatttttcaattaaattgtAAGATTTAATCAAAATTACGGTATTTTaatcttttaaattataaaaaccataaaaatGAAAGCctataaacaaaaattactACTTGATAtagaagaaaaatatttaacttcttaaaattccaaatattttgatagTCAGGAAATATAACCGACCATGCAGGCCTAATAAAAATTCACTTGTTTGGCTACCTCTCATAAACGTAATTTAACTACTCCTTAATAGCGCCCATAGAATATTTATTGGATATGtataagcaaaataaaaactattACGTTTAGGCATTTTGCTTTGTTTTATTAAATCGTTCAAAACGAAAAAAGTACCTATAGAACTTGTTTTCTTGCTTTCCTCATGGGCACCACATAAAGACGAAACCCTATTGACGAATCCGGGCCAATAACATCAATCAGCTCTCGGCGTTCTGATCAGCTCCGTCAGAAACTCGGCCAAGGAGCAGATTTCGCACAGAGACCCCGACTAGCGGTATTAATCGACTGTATTAATATTAGTAGCGCTGAAGTTCAGGGTCAATATCACGAAAGAGAAACGCCGATAATATGCGCCGTTTGAAAGACGAGCGGACGATAACAAATGCAAAACGGCTTTTTGCTTTTGGCCCGCCGCCATGTGGCTCAAATGGAAATGCTAAAGACCCGGAAGAGCGGTGACCAATACAGCTGCAGTGCATCGACTTTGGcaaatatttgaatatttgacCGGCCACTTAGCACGTGGGTGGAGCATTGGGTCACATAATTCGGGATTATGGGAAAGCGAGTGAAATTTCCCATCAATGGGCCGGCTCATCGCTTCCCATCGGGCTAAAAATGTGTTAACTACGTCCGAAAATCCCTGTTTGCGTAAGTTAAGTAAGTGCCCGTAATAGAGTTGGGGCGTGTCGCCTACATTCGTACATATGTGTGCTGCCCATTGAGTCCGTCTGAATAACGTGACAGCGATAATAAATCAATTGTCCAGCGGTTTATTTAAAGCCAATTTGGCGGCGAGGAAAGagcacacagaaaaaaatcagCTAAATCGGTCAGCAATTGGTACTCAAGCACACTAAATTAATATAGCTATCATTCACAAATAAAGTAACTTACTTTAACTAAATAAGGACATTTTAaaggtaaaatattttaaagggGTCTTAGCCAGGGTTTTTTAATGAACTGGGTagatatttaaataaatatgattTAATGTTGTATCACTTCTTACTTAGtacttgtttttaataaatgcTTCATAATATCTCaaattgttatacccgttactcgtagagtaaaagggtatactagattcgtcggaaagtatgtaacaggcagaaggaagcgtttccgaccccataaagtatatatattcttgatcaggatcactagccgagtcgatctagccatgtccgtctgtccgtctgtccgtctgtccgtctgtccgtctgtccgtctgtccgtctgtccgtctgtccgtatgaacgctgagatctcggaaactatgagagttacaatactgggattaggcacgcagattcctgagattcctgcgcagcgcaagtttgtttcagtagagtgccacgcccactctaacgcccacaaaccgcccaaaactgtggctcctacagtttt is from Drosophila suzukii chromosome 3, CBGP_Dsuzu_IsoJpt1.0, whole genome shotgun sequence and encodes:
- the AdipoR gene encoding adiponectin receptor protein isoform X1, which produces MDSATNLLERHSSTGDLSSGPAEVEVTTRARATFGMDAAGNSTAEGVATTTATLRSAGSDEDIFEQVQMILRKRRGWGPEDSLNPNDLDLLEYDDELGEEDDAGCPLPSTPEDTQLIEAEMTEVLKAGVLSDEIDLGALAHNAAEQAEEFVRKVWEASWKVCHYKNLPKWLQDNDFLHRGHRPPLPSFRACFKSIFRVHTETGNIWTHLLGCIAFIGVALYFISRPSVEIQTQEKIVFGAFFIGAIVCLGFSFAFHTLSCHSVEMGRLFSKLDYCGIALLIMGSFVPWLYYGFYCHYQPKVIYLSVVCVLGVLSIVVSLWDKFSEPALRPLRAGVFMSFGLSGVIPAIHYSIMEGWFSQMSRASLGWLILMGLLYILGALLYALRVPERWFPGKFDIWGQSHQIFHILVIAAAFVHYHGISEMAMYRVMYSECTVPIEPITF
- the AdipoR gene encoding adiponectin receptor protein isoform X2 translates to MQTQPEVVVRVNPDLEPDASQEAKQQDAVEAEDEKRVMTEVLKAGVLSDEIDLGALAHNAAEQAEEFVRKVWEASWKVCHYKNLPKWLQDNDFLHRGHRPPLPSFRACFKSIFRVHTETGNIWTHLLGCIAFIGVALYFISRPSVEIQTQEKIVFGAFFIGAIVCLGFSFAFHTLSCHSVEMGRLFSKLDYCGIALLIMGSFVPWLYYGFYCHYQPKVIYLSVVCVLGVLSIVVSLWDKFSEPALRPLRAGVFMSFGLSGVIPAIHYSIMEGWFSQMSRASLGWLILMGLLYILGALLYALRVPERWFPGKFDIWGQSHQIFHILVIAAAFVHYHGISEMAMYRVMYSECTVPIEPITF